Genomic DNA from Bacteroidota bacterium:
ACCGATAAGTCCTCCGGTTGTATTAACGGGAATCCTCCCATCTCTGGCGGTATGGCCGGCAGCCACGAAGTCGGCACCTTCACCGGGTTTCGCCAGTCCAAGGGCCTCCATAGCCAGGATCCCTGCAATGCTGAAGCAATCGTGGGTTTCGATGGTTCCCAGTTGATCCACAGTTATTCCTGCGCTTTCCATAGCACGATGAACGGCCTTTTTGATGGTTGTGAGCTCGGTCAGATCCGGCGGGTCCTTGGTGATATTTCGTTCAACCTGGGCAAAACTGACAATTTCGACGGCATCTTTGGGATCAATACCACATTTTTTCAATCCTTCTTCAGAAGCTACGATCAGGGCAGAAGCACCATCGGATACCTTGCTGCAATCGAACACCGTGAGATTATCGACGAAAAAGCGGCCATCGGGTTTTCTGCTGAGGTACAGAGTTTCTGGATCAGGCACTTTGTTCTCATATTCCTGGGCAGTAGGGCAAAGCCTTGCATTTTCCATGGCATTACGGAACCAGCGGGCCAGGCCTTTCCTGGTTCTGTCGAAACCGTATTTATCATAATAGGCTCCGGCACGATCGCTGAACTGCCCGGGAAAGAAATAAGCATGCCCATTCTTGCGTTTTTCGAACCAGCCTGCTCCAGCAAGTACGTCAGCCCCGTAAATAGCCTTCATGGTATTCTGAACCTCCACTCCAACAACCAGTACAACATCGGCAGTCTCGGCCAGAACAGATTTGATCCCACCCATGAGGGCAAGCGCACCCGAACCGCAGGCACCTTCAACACTGCTTGACGGCTTAAACTCCAGTCCATCGTGAATATAAGGAATGAAGCCAGGCATATTGCCCTGCTTGTTGAAACGCGGGGCCATAAAATTACCGATAACGCCTTCATCCACGTTATCCGGACCGCCTATCATGTTAAGTGTAGCCGTACCGGCCTCTTTGATATAATGTTCTAAACCCGGTCTTGTTTTTTTGGGATTAAACTCACTGCGACCGGTTCCCAGGGAAACGGTATTGTAACCGGCAGCCATATATACTTTTTTTCTTGGTATCATAGTTTGCAGTTTTTTAGTCAAAATAATTGTTTATGGGTCCGTAGGCATGGAAAAATCCTGTCAGCAGAACAGTATTAACGTCATCAGCGTGGGCGGCTACCTTATCGGCAACCAGCTTTTCCCCAATGTCTTTCGATCGTTTTCCATACTGCACGGCAATATCAGCACCCAAGGACTTAAGGTTCTTTAGATCGTTGAAGAAATTTCTCAGCGCAGCATCACGGTCTTTAATCCTGATAGCAGCTTTCCAGGATAAGAGCGATGCAGGCAGGTCTCCTAACCTTTCTTCGGCACTTTCCAGGATTTCGTCCACCGGAATATACTTTTTCACATAAGGGCCATAAATTGCCGTAATCTTTCCTTTCTCGTATTTAAAGAAACCGTCTTTCTGCGATCCGTCGGGATTC
This window encodes:
- a CDS encoding 3-ketoacyl-CoA thiolase; translation: MIPRKKVYMAAGYNTVSLGTGRSEFNPKKTRPGLEHYIKEAGTATLNMIGGPDNVDEGVIGNFMAPRFNKQGNMPGFIPYIHDGLEFKPSSSVEGACGSGALALMGGIKSVLAETADVVLVVGVEVQNTMKAIYGADVLAGAGWFEKRKNGHAYFFPGQFSDRAGAYYDKYGFDRTRKGLARWFRNAMENARLCPTAQEYENKVPDPETLYLSRKPDGRFFVDNLTVFDCSKVSDGASALIVASEEGLKKCGIDPKDAVEIVSFAQVERNITKDPPDLTELTTIKKAVHRAMESAGITVDQLGTIETHDCFSIAGILAMEALGLAKPGEGADFVAAGHTARDGRIPVNTTGGLIGWGHPTGATGVHQAVTIWEQLTGKAGAAQINLHPDKPYGMTINMGGDDVTVVSIIYKPGK